AATCATTGCACTGCATGTAATTGGCCAACATGGAATTCTATTTTTAGTTGTTGCAGTATTGATCAAATGTTTAGCAACAGCTACAGCACTCGCAGTCGTATTTTCAGAATATTTACGAAATGAATTTTTTGATAAACAAATAAGCTATCTAAGCTGCTTGATTATAACTCTTACAACAACAACAGTTATATCCAATTTTGGTTTAACAAATATTATCACATGGGGCTTTCCAATAATTACTGCTGGATACCCAATCATTTTAACTATCACGCTTTGCAATATTGCATATAAATTATTTGATTTTCAATGGATTAAACTGCCTGTGTTTGCAGTTACTGCAATCATGATAGGCATATCAGTTTATCCACACCTTGCTTCTTAAATTAACCAATTAACTAAAATGACCCAGCTGTTTTCAGTTGGGTCATTTTATGAAATGCAAAAAATTATGATAAATGAACTAATCTTTACCATCCATGTATGCGCAATCAGCATAAGCACGTTGCTGTTTGGCAAGCTGGGTAAATCAGCGCTCATCGCATATATTTCTCTGCTTTTTGTTGTCGCAAATATTTTTGTAATAAAACAGATTACTCTTTTTGGATGGTCTGTAACAAGCGCGGATGCTTTTATTGTCGGTATTAGTTTTGGCATAAATCTTTTACAAGAATTTTATGGCAAAGAGTCTGCTAGGAGTGCAATTTGGATAAGTTTTGCCTGTTCAATTTTTTATATGATTATTTCGCAATGCGTTCTAGCATACATCCCTGCGCAGTTTGATGATTCACACGCACAATTTGCACACATCATGACGTACACAATTCGCATTACGACGGCATCATTTGCAGCTTATTTGATTACTCAGTTTTCAGACATGCAGCTCTATGGATATATTAAAAGAATCACGAACGGAAAGTACTTTGTTTTAAGAAACTACTTTGCATTATGCACGTCTCAACTTATTGATACCATTTTATTTAGCTTTTTAGGGCTTTATGGAATCGTTGACAATGTTTTTCATATAATAATTGTAAGTTATCTTATAAAAATTATTGCCATTGCCATGACGACTCCATTTTTAATGATGGCTAAAAAAGTGTTATGCTCACCAAAGGCATAATAATTTCTTAAAAGATAAAAGGTTTTTTTGGTTTTTTATTCATTCTTTTTATAAAAGCATATTTAGCAGTAGCCTTATCATGTAATCGAAAAACTCTTTTTAAAGCTTGAAACCAATCCATATTATCTTCTCGTTGTATGCGCTGTATTTCAGCTCTTTCAATCATAGATTCTTGTATGAAATCATGCTTTAGCATGGCGAGCACAAAGGCCTTTACGACTGTTCTATCATGAGCGCGATCTCGACGCAGAGCAGACAAATTACAAGATACAAATAGCAAGCCAACGAACAGAGCAAATAATGTCTTCATAAACGACCTTTTTTTATTATTTATTATTTTTTCTTGCGTTAATACGTGCCATATTTTCCTTATAAGCCTGGGACTTTAAACAATTTAAGCCAACAATAGTTAAGGTTATCGGTTCAAAATTCTGACCCTTAATGCCACGAGTTCTTGCAGCTACTTCATGATTTATAATTTTATTGAGCCTTGATTTCTTGTGCGCTTTAATTGCTCTAAACATCTTAGACATAACAACGTTATCAAGTTCTTTTTGAATCTCATCTTTCTTTCTTAACGAAAGACAAGAAGACGAAGAAATATTTGAAACCACAACAAAGCAGATAGAAAAAAAGATTATAACGTTTTTACAGAGTACCATGAAAAAGGTCCTTTCAAAAAGAGGTCATAAAAAAATATATTACCCTGCGTACAGGATAACAAAAATGACTCTAATTTCTAAAAGAATTTAAATAATTTATAGTTGCTCTAGAACTGGGAGCATTTGACGCATTTTTCGAGA
The genomic region above belongs to Candidatus Dependentiae bacterium and contains:
- a CDS encoding queuosine precursor transporter; translated protein: MQKIMINELIFTIHVCAISISTLLFGKLGKSALIAYISLLFVVANIFVIKQITLFGWSVTSADAFIVGISFGINLLQEFYGKESARSAIWISFACSIFYMIISQCVLAYIPAQFDDSHAQFAHIMTYTIRITTASFAAYLITQFSDMQLYGYIKRITNGKYFVLRNYFALCTSQLIDTILFSFLGLYGIVDNVFHIIIVSYLIKIIAIAMTTPFLMMAKKVLCSPKA